GTGCCGCGTGGTGGCCGACACGGAAAGCATGGGCAGCCGCTCGCCGTAGAGCTCGCGGAGCGCCGCGAAGGTGTCGGCGGCACCCGGCAGATCGTCCTTCGTGCCCAGCACGAGGGCCGTCTTGAGCTGGCGGCCCTCGGCGTCGCGCTCGTCGCGCCCCACGCGCCGCCCGACGGGCCAGATGCCGCGGTTCGTCAGCACGTTCAGGCAGCCGTCGAGCTGCTCCAGCGCGTCGGAGGCCGCGAGGTCCACCACGATCGCGATGATGTCGGCCGAGCGGTACGCGCCCATCATCCCTGGCGGCACCGCCTCGGGCGTCATGGGCGGCATGTCCACGAGCTGGATCGGCACGTCCTCGTGGAAGGCCATGCCCGGCACGGGGGCGTGGGTGCCGAAGGGGTAGTCGGTCACGCTCACCCGCGCGTTGGTCAGGGCGCCTACGAGGGCCGACTTGCCGCAATTGGGGAAGCCCAGGAGCACCACCTGGCCGGCCCCGCCGCGCTCGACGTGGAAGATGTCGCGGCTGCGGGCCCCGGCCTTCGTGGCCGGCGCCTCCTTCATCTTGGCGATGCGGCGCTTGAGGTCGGCCTGCATGTGCTCCGTCCCCTTGTGCTTGGGGATGGTGGCCAACATCTCCTCGAGCGCCGCCAGCTTCTCCTCGTGCGTCTTCGCCTGGCGGTACTGCTCGTCGGCGCGCTTGTATTCCGGCGACAGATTGGCGGGCATCTCCACTCCGTCCTGTTCAGGGATACCAACAGGATACCCGCCGTCGCCCGTCGAGTCAACGTTGATCCGCGCGGGCGAATGTGCTACACCCGCAGGCCATGAACGCGCCTGCGCCCGAGCCCATGTCCCGCGCCCGCGGCTACCTGCTCGTGCTCGCGTGCGCCGTGCTGTGGAGCCTGGGCGGCCTCTTCGTCAAGGTGCTGCGCCAGCCGCGCTTCGACATGGCCCCCGGCGCCATCGCGTGCCTGCGGAGCGCGGCGGCGGGCCTGCTGCTCGCCTGGGCGCTGCCGCGTCTGGCCCGGGCGCCCCGGGGGCTGGCCATTGCGTCGGGCCTCGCCTACACCCTGGTCGTGGGCAGCTTCGTGTTCGCCGTGGCGGGCACCACGGCGGCCAACGCCATCTTCCTCCAGTACGCCTATCCCGTCTTCGTCGCCGTAGGGGCCGTGTGGTTCTTCCGCGAGCGGGTCGGCGGGCGCACCGTGGCTGCGCTGGGCCTCGGCCTGGCCGGCGTGGCCGTGATCCTCGTGGGGTCGTGGGCGCCGGGGCAGCGCGTGGGGCTGGTCTGCGGCTTCGCCAGCTCGATTGCCTTCGCGGCGCTGGCCCTGCTCCAGCACGCCATCCAGAGCGGCAGCCCGGTCGCCCTCTCGGCCCTCTACAACCTCATGGCGGCTGCGCTCCTGCTGCCGTTCGCGTGGGGCAAGCTGGGCGGCTTGTCCGCCGAGGCCCTGCTTCTCGTCGCCGCCATGGGCACGATCCAGCTCGGCATCCCCTACGTTCTCTTCATTCGGGGCATTCGCGCCGTGCCGGCCACCGACGCGGCGCTCCTCACCCTGGCCGAGCCGATCCTCAACCCCGTGTGGGTGTGGCTGGCCGTGGGCGAGAGCCCGAGCGCGAGCACCCTCGTGGGCGGAGGGCTGATCCTCGTCGCGCTGCTCGTGCGCTTCGCCCACGTGGCCCCGCGCGATTCGCGCCGCGGAGTGTCTTGACAACGCCGAGACCTGTGATATGATCCCGGTAGACAAGCCCCTGGCACCGAACGAAGCGCTAAGCCGCTCAGTTCGGCGAGTTCCAGTTGCCGGAGCGCCTGAGACTGTTCAGACCTGCCGGGCCTGGGCCTGGCAGCGCTCTGAGACGCCTGTCTCAAAGCCGAAGGCGTGCCACTCGCACGCGGGCGCAGGGTTGCAGTGGAGCCAACCGAGCTGAGCGGCTGCCTCGCGCCTGGGCCGGCGGGTGTCGGATTGATTTGACATTTCCCCCCTTTCTTTGCTATCCTAGAGCCGGACATCGGGGCGTGGCGCAGTTTGGCTAGCGCGCTTGAATGGGGTTCAAGAGGTCGCTGGTTCGAATCCAGTCGCCCCGACCATTTTTCAAAAAGGGCCGTTCGGCGAGAAAGTCGAACGGCCTTCTCTTTGTCAGAGCGAGACTTACGCTCGATACGGTACGGTTCAAACTCACGCAATCCAGAATCTCGCGTTTCTCCTCCGAGTTTGAACCTTCCCACAATTCCGCGAGCCTCTGGCTGAAATCGAATAGCGCCAGGGCGCGCACGGGCGCGTCAGGGGCGTAGTTGTTTGCCCGGCTGAGCGATTCCTCCACTTCCGCCGTCTGGCGCTTCAGTTCCGCCGTTTTCGCTTGGAAGACTGCTTCCTCGATGGCTCCCGAAAGGTAGCCGGTGAGGAGACGGTCTTGCATCCCGGCAAGTTCCGTGCGGCGTTTGGCGAGCGCCTGTTTCCGTTGCCGCTGGAGATCCTCGACATCCGAGAAGGCCGCCCGGATGGTGGCTCGGAACCACTCGGCGATGTCGGGCGGCATCTTGAACGAGCCCAGTTCCTCCCGGATGATGTCCTCCAAGTCCTCCTCTCGCCACCGAAGCGGCGGATGGTCACCGGCCGGATTGTTGTTGGCGCACCGGTAATAGACGTGCTCGCGGACACCGCCGTCAAGGAGTTTGCGCCGAATGCGCTCGCCGGTCATGGCGAAGCCGCAGTACGCGCACCGGATAAGCCCGCCGGAAAACAGGTGGACGTGATGCGACATACGGCGGTTCCGGCCATTCAGGATGTCCTGGCACGTCTCGAAGGTCTTCCGGTCGATGAGGAGCCGGTACTTGCCTTGGTGGACACTCCCGTTGCGATGCAGTTCGCCGATGTAGAACCGGTTATTCAGGATGTAGGACAGAGCCGACCGGTTGAAGCTCGGTTGGCTCGGTCGGTAAATGAACCCTTCCGCCGCGAGTTGGTCCCGCAGGCGCTCGAAGGTGTACCTGCCGGTGGAGTAGAGCTCGAAGATGCGAAGGACGGCCTTCGACTCCACGGGATGGGGCTGGACCGGCTCGTTCTTATCCTCCACGTTAAGGTAGCCGTAAGGCGCGAGTCCCGTGGGCCATCCTTGGCGGACCTTCTCGTCCATGCCTTTCAAGACCTCGGTGCGTAGGTTGTCCGAGTAGTACTGCGCCACGGCGGCCATGACGTTGAAGGACAGCGCACCAGCCGCGCCAGGGCCGAACTGGTTCTCTACGAAGGCGAGCTGGACGCCGCACTCGTCTTCGAGTTCCTGAAGCCTGACGGCGTCTCGCATGTTCCGGCAGACACGGTCGAGCTTGTGGGAAAGGATGACCTTGATCTTCTCGCGCTTGGCGTTGGCCCTTACCCACCGGAACATATCGTTGAAGGCGACCCGTTCCGCGCCTCGCTTGGCCGACTCGGCCACCACGAACTCCCGCAAGGCTGTCCAGCCGTTCTTGGTCGCCCGGTCGCGGCAGGCGCGCAACTGGGCGTCAATCGAGTACCCTTCCTTCTGTTCGCGGGACGACACCCGCGCCCAAATCACGACATTCATTCGTGCACGCCTCCTTTCCGCCCTTCGATCTTCAGCATGACCTCGGCAAGGCGTTTGACGTTGAGCAGCATCTCAATCGCCTCGTCCTCCGAGACCGGGCGTCCGTAGGCCCTGGACCAGACCTCTTGCGTGTACCGCAGGAGGTCGTCCGTTATCCACGCGAGGGACAGCGGACGTCCCGAAGCCGCTTCGGGCAAGGGATCATGAGGCGGATTCCCCGCCGGAAATCCAGTGGTTTCTTCGGGAATCTGCGAGATTTCTTCCTGCCCAACGATTGCGCATGTCTTGTTCATAGGCCGCGCACCCATGCGTCGAGACCGCGCTTCTCAAACTGTTCCCGGATGCGGTCGATTGCCCGGTCAAGCTCATAGCGAGACACGCCTATTGCCTTGGCAATGTTGAAGCGGTTCTCGCCTCTGGACAGCGCTGCGCAGATGACCTGCTCCTGCGGCGTGAGCCTGGCGACCGCATCCCGGACGTCGAGCGCCAGCGCGACAGCGCGCTCCTGGGACTCGACCATCGCGTCCTGGACGGGTTGGCCGTCCCGGACGCCCATGAGTTCCTTGAACCGTTCGTGATGCTTGTGGTGGCGGGCCCTGCCGCGCTGAATGAATGTGAGCTGCTTGTCGATGAGGGCGGTGAGCGCTGTGTTCTCCGTCGCGCCGTTGGACTTTTCCGGCTCGAACCGGAAGTCCATCACCGCCTGAATAACATCCTGTTGAACGTCCTCCAACTCGTCGGGCCGGAATCCCTTTCTCCGCGCCCTGTCCAAGATGAGATCAACCTTCCACGCCTCGACCAACTGACCGTAATCGTTTCGCATGTCCGCACCCTTTCAGAAAAGTGGGCCTTGGCTCCGAACCATTCGGAGCGCGGACATCTATATTTATGGCTCATCGGGCTGATCTCATTACGGCTCATTATGCAACCGCCAGAATCATGTGCGTGCATGATGCGCGGGCTCACAGGCTCATGCGCGCATTATGCACGCATATGTTTTTGAGCGGTTCTCAACAATGAGCCTGCCGAGCGGCAAACAACCCTGTGGCGCGGCGGAATGGTCCGCCGCCGAGTCGCAGGGAGACAAGAAATGGCCCGAGCAAGAAGGACGGACCCACTCACGTCCCACCAAGCGGCAGAAGAGGCCGAAGCGAGTGGACGCGCTCACGCGCAGCGGCAGCTCTGCCTCGCGGAAGTATTGAAAAACCCCGGCAAGACGGCGGCGGAGATCGCCGTGGCGACCGGTCTGGAGCGGCACGCGCCCTCCCGGCGTCTGCCGGAACTCCGCGAGGCCGGACTCGTCACGAACGGCCGTTCCCGCATCTGCGCCGTCACCGGCAGGCTCAGCATCACCTGGTTCACGGCGCAGCCCCAGGAGGTGCAGCCGTGACCACGCCGAAGAAGCCTGACTTTCTCATCCGCGAGACCGACGCCGAATACCGCGAGAAGGCCAAGACGCATCTCACCTCGCATCAGCTCGCGGACTTCCGCCGGTGCCCGCTGCTCTTCTGGCAGAAGGTCCAGGGGCTCGTACCGGACGAGGACCGGCCCGCTTACCTTCTGGGCCGCGCGTCCCACGTGCTCATTCTCGAAGGGCGCGAGAGGTTCGACGCGGAGTACGCAGTCGGCGGGCCCATCAACACCCGCACCGGCAAGCCCTACGGCGCGAACACCCAGGCCTACGCCGACTGGGCGGCGGCGCAGGGCAAGCCCGTCCTGACCGACGAGCAGTTCGCCCTCATCGTCAATATGGCGACCGGCGTCCGGTCGCACCGGCTGGCACTCGACCTTCTGTCGGACGGCATCGCCGAAGGTGTGGTGCGCGCCGAATACTGCGGCGTGCCGTGCCAAGCGCGTCTCGACTGGTTTCACCCGCTCCACGGCATCGTGGACTTGAAAACGTGCGACGACCTCACGTGGTTCGAGGCCGACGCGCGGCGCTTCCAGTACGCGCACCAGATGGCGTTCTACCGCGCCGTCCTGCGCGTCGCCGCCGGAGGCGCGTTCCCGGTTCATTTCATCGCGGTCGAGAAGAAGCCGCCGTTCCGGTGCGGCGTGTGGCAGGTGTCGGAGCAGGCGCTTGCCATCTGCCAGCTCGATAACGAGGCGGCGGTCGAGCGGCTCAAACAGTGCAAAGCTTCGGACTCATGGCCCACGGGTTACGAGGAGGTCCGTTTCTTTGATTACGTCTGAGCGCGCGGCGCGGACGGGATGGCGTGGCCGGGATAGGGCCACCCGGTTGAGACTCCCCGTGCCTGTCCGCCCGCCGCTCTTTTTCGCCCGGAGACGGGCAAGGAGACAGTGACAAATGGGACTCATGCAAGCCATCCAGCGCGGCAAGCAGCCGATGCC
The Planctomycetota bacterium DNA segment above includes these coding regions:
- a CDS encoding TGS domain-containing protein yields the protein MPANLSPEYKRADEQYRQAKTHEEKLAALEEMLATIPKHKGTEHMQADLKRRIAKMKEAPATKAGARSRDIFHVERGGAGQVVLLGFPNCGKSALVGALTNARVSVTDYPFGTHAPVPGMAFHEDVPIQLVDMPPMTPEAVPPGMMGAYRSADIIAIVVDLAASDALEQLDGCLNVLTNRGIWPVGRRVGRDERDAEGRQLKTALVLGTKDDLPGAADTFAALRELYGERLPMLSVSATTRHNLDAFVSHLFTTLDVIRVYCKQPGKPPDLGAPFILPRGSSVVDMARAVHREFPEKLKYACVWGSAKFDGQQVPRDHVLRDRDIVELHVPS
- a CDS encoding DMT family transporter, yielding MSRARGYLLVLACAVLWSLGGLFVKVLRQPRFDMAPGAIACLRSAAAGLLLAWALPRLARAPRGLAIASGLAYTLVVGSFVFAVAGTTAANAIFLQYAYPVFVAVGAVWFFRERVGGRTVAALGLGLAGVAVILVGSWAPGQRVGLVCGFASSIAFAALALLQHAIQSGSPVALSALYNLMAAALLLPFAWGKLGGLSAEALLLVAAMGTIQLGIPYVLFIRGIRAVPATDAALLTLAEPILNPVWVWLAVGESPSASTLVGGGLILVALLVRFAHVAPRDSRRGVS
- a CDS encoding PD-(D/E)XK nuclease-like domain-containing protein; protein product: MTTPKKPDFLIRETDAEYREKAKTHLTSHQLADFRRCPLLFWQKVQGLVPDEDRPAYLLGRASHVLILEGRERFDAEYAVGGPINTRTGKPYGANTQAYADWAAAQGKPVLTDEQFALIVNMATGVRSHRLALDLLSDGIAEGVVRAEYCGVPCQARLDWFHPLHGIVDLKTCDDLTWFEADARRFQYAHQMAFYRAVLRVAAGGAFPVHFIAVEKKPPFRCGVWQVSEQALAICQLDNEAAVERLKQCKASDSWPTGYEEVRFFDYV